A region of Nakaseomyces glabratus chromosome E, complete sequence DNA encodes the following proteins:
- the RCN1 gene encoding Rcn1p (CAGL0E06248g~Regulator of calcineurin; required for cell growth and activation of the calcineurin-Crz1 pathway in the presence of micafungin; activates calcineurin-dependent signaling) — MDSLVTDTIILTSNERDITGQEILPILASWFEDNVLSNIQVLPANPIQLLLLKNFKRCLIICPDHAVSNAVMQKLKLKVPLPDLIFNYSITDSQNNSSVKKDYLKVPEHQRLFLISPPSSPPPEFDYSKCEDKPSFKTHAHQPEKILRQATSFVAIESQVGTITVNTCDDYNNGGPGLEGVRTALPPKSIFDDIDE, encoded by the coding sequence ATGGATAGTCTTGTCACTGATACGATAATACTCACGTCTAATGAAAGGGACATAACAGGACAGGAAATACTACCAATATTGGCCTCATGGTTTGAAGACAATGTATTGTCAAATATTCAAGTACTACCGGCAAATCCGATACAACTGttacttttgaaaaatttcaaaaggTGCCTGATTATATGTCCTGACCATGCAGTCTCAAACGCTGTCATGCAGAAactaaaattgaaagttCCCCTTCCTGatttaatattcaattACTCCATTACTGATTCTCAGAATAATAGTAGCGTTAAGAAAGACTACTTGAAAGTACCAGAACATCAGAggttatttttaatatcaCCACCTTCCTCCCCACCACCAGAATTTGATTATAGCAAGTGCGAGGATAAACCTAGCTTCAAAACACACGCGCATCAACCAGAAAAGATACTTCGACAAGCGACATCATTTGTCGCTATTGAATCTCAAGTTGGTACTATTACTGTGAATACTTGTGATGATTATAACAATGGTGGTCCTGGCCTTGAAGGAGTAAGAACGGCATTGCCACCAAAATCtatatttgatgatattgatgagtGA
- the ELF1 gene encoding Elf1p (CAGL0E06270g~Ortholog(s) have RNA polymerase II core binding activity, role in chromatin-mediated maintenance of transcription, transcription elongation from RNA polymerase II promoter and transcription elongation factor complex localization) gives MGKRKKSSRGPVKRVVQKLDTSFNCLFCNHEKSVSCTLDKKNCIGHLSCKICGQSFQTRINSLSQPVDVYSDWFDAVEEVNSGRGSDSEHDNDDENSDSDYESDSDEAAAPQDSDEQEVDSDEDERIGASKRGRGALVDSDEEEESE, from the coding sequence ATGGgtaaaagaaagaaatcaagTAGAGGTCCAGTTAAGAGAGTGGTACAGAAGCTAGATACTAGCTTTAATTGTTTGTTCTGTAATCACGAAAAATCAGTATCATGTACACTGGATAAAAAGAACTGTATAGGCCATTTATCATGCAAAATATGTGGCCAGTCTTTTCAAACTAGGATTAACTCTTTATCACAACCCGTTGATGTCTATAGTGACTGGTTTGATGCTGTTGAAGAAGTGAATTCAGGAAGGGGCAGTGATTCAGAGCATGacaatgatgatgaaaactcCGATAGTGATTATGAAAGTGACTCTGATGAAGCTGCGGCTCCACAAGATTCTGATGAGCAAGAAGTTGattctgatgaagatgaaaggATAGGTGCTTCGAAACGTGGTAGGGGTGCCTTGGTGGATAGCGATGAAGAGGAGGAATCTGAATAG